TCTGTTCGCCCAATTAAATCTGGTCTTTTTCGATTTTTAGGCCTAATTTCAAGCCGGGGAAAATTTGCCGAAAAATGTTGATTTAGAGTCTTGAATGGTTTGATTTAATATGATAAAATGAGCCTTTATAGTTTATAAAAAATCATCAAGCAATGCTATCAGCAGGAGTCGTATGAAAAAGGCCAAGGCAACGCCAAAGGCGGTCAAGGGCGCAGGGGACCAGGCGGTGAAGAAAGTCGTGGACCGGTATGCCGGAAACAAGGTGGCTTTGATCACGGTATTGCAGGAGGTCCAGGCCGAACTGGGTTACCTGTCGGGCCAGACCATAGCGGACATCAGCCGGAGCATGAAAATTCCGGCCAGCCAGGTCTATGGCGTGGCCACTTTTTACACCCAGTTCCGGCTGAAGCCGGCGGGAAAGCACCTGATGCGGGTCTGCCACGGCACCGCCTGCCACGTCAGCGGGGCGGTCAAAATAAGCCAGGCCATTGAAGACGAGCTCAAGGTGACCGACGGCGAGACCACCGAGGACGGAAAGTTCACGTTAGAGACGGTGGCCTGCCTGGGCTGCTGTAGCCTGGCCCCGGTGATGATGATAGACAGCGAGACCTACGGGCGGCTGACCCCGGACAGCGCCCGCAAGGCGGCTAAGGATTTCTAACTAATGGTGATTTACCCCGGGATTATTTCTATCCGCAGAGGCCTTTGCTATAGCTACTGCCTCCAAGGGAGGACAGACAAGGAAGCGTGAGCGAATTAACACAGATGGGTACTTTAATGAAGAGATATAATCTGTGAAAATCTGCGAAATCTGGGGATAGGTAAACACGGACCAATAAACTCTATTACCAGGAGTACTATCATGACCGGTTTAAAAAGAATATCATTGATAGGATTTTTGATCCTAGTCCTTGGCGGTCTGCTTTGGGCCCAGACCCAGGCGGACCAGAAGACCCTTTTCCCCGTCAACCAGCAGGGCAAATTCGGATATATCGACCAGAAAGGCCAGGTTGTAGTTGAACCCAATTACGACTGGGCTTTTGATTTTTCCGAAGGCCTGGCCCTGGTGAACATCAGCGGGGTGAAGAACGAATACGGCTTTGTGGTGGGGGGGAAGTGGGGGTACATCAGCTCCGACGGGGAGATGGCCGTTACCCCGCAGTATGACGACGCCAAGAACTTTTCCCAGGGGCTGGCCCTGGTGAACATCGGCGGCAAGACCATCGAGACGGGAATGATTTCCGGGGGCAAGCGGGGGTTCATCGACAAGAGCGGAAAGACCGTGATTGAGCCGCTGTACGAGGACGCCCGCAGTTTCTCAGAAGGGCTGGCCCTGGTGCGGCAGAGCGACAAATACGGTTTTATCGACCAAAGCGGCAAAGTGATCGTGCCGTTTCAGTATCAGGACGCCATGAGCTTTTCCGGCGGCCGGGCTTTGGTGAAGCAGGGCGACCGCTGGGGATTCATCAATAGAAACGGCGAGGCCGTGATCCCGTTGGTCTACCACGGGGCCCGCAGCTTCGTCAACGGCTTTGCCATCGTCCGGACCGAGGGCAAGTTCGGGTTCATAGATTCTGCCGGCCGGATGGCGGTGGCCCAGCATTATGACGACGCCGGAAACTTTTACCAGGGGCTGGCGGCGGTGAAGCTTAACGGTCGCTGGGGCTACGTGGACACCGCCGGGCAGCGGGCGATTGCCCCCAAGTACGCCGCGGCCTCCGGTTTCTGCGAGGGGCTAGCCTGCATCCGCATCGGCGGGAAGCGGGGCTACATCAACCGTACCGGCCGGATGGCCATTCCTCCGCGCTTTGACGGGGCCATGGACTTCTCCGAAGGGCTGGCTTTGGTGAACCTGGGCGGCCGGATGAACGAGAACGGCATCATCCAGGGCGGCAAGTGGGGGTTCATCAACAAAGCCGGGCAGGTAATAATCAAACCCCGGTTCGATTTCGCCTGGGATTTTAAGAACGGTTTGGCTATGGTCAACATGGGCGGCAAGATGAATTCTTTTGGCAACACCGAGGGCGGGGTCTGGGGCTACATCGACCGGACCGGGAAGTATATCTGGAAATCCGGGGAATAAACAAGCTACTTACCAGATTTTTATTAGGAAACCCTGCCTCCGCTAAAGCTTCCGCCTTCGCAAAAACTACGGCGGACCACCGCCACAACCCCGCCGGACACTGAGCATAGTCAAAGTGTGACGGGGCAAGCTGGGGCAGGCAAGCCGGCGGGCAGGCATGAAGCCATGAATATTTGTTTTCAATAACTTTTTATTCTAACTC
The window above is part of the candidate division TA06 bacterium genome. Proteins encoded here:
- the nuoE gene encoding NADH-quinone oxidoreductase subunit NuoE, with amino-acid sequence MKKAKATPKAVKGAGDQAVKKVVDRYAGNKVALITVLQEVQAELGYLSGQTIADISRSMKIPASQVYGVATFYTQFRLKPAGKHLMRVCHGTACHVSGAVKISQAIEDELKVTDGETTEDGKFTLETVACLGCCSLAPVMMIDSETYGRLTPDSARKAAKDF
- a CDS encoding WG repeat-containing protein; translation: MTGLKRISLIGFLILVLGGLLWAQTQADQKTLFPVNQQGKFGYIDQKGQVVVEPNYDWAFDFSEGLALVNISGVKNEYGFVVGGKWGYISSDGEMAVTPQYDDAKNFSQGLALVNIGGKTIETGMISGGKRGFIDKSGKTVIEPLYEDARSFSEGLALVRQSDKYGFIDQSGKVIVPFQYQDAMSFSGGRALVKQGDRWGFINRNGEAVIPLVYHGARSFVNGFAIVRTEGKFGFIDSAGRMAVAQHYDDAGNFYQGLAAVKLNGRWGYVDTAGQRAIAPKYAAASGFCEGLACIRIGGKRGYINRTGRMAIPPRFDGAMDFSEGLALVNLGGRMNENGIIQGGKWGFINKAGQVIIKPRFDFAWDFKNGLAMVNMGGKMNSFGNTEGGVWGYIDRTGKYIWKSGE